A stretch of the Bacillaceae bacterium S4-13-56 genome encodes the following:
- a CDS encoding ABC-ATPase domain-containing protein codes for MERLRKLIQDVDGKGYKAYKSLQGEYRFAGYILCMDYIQGDPFASPSKIRIVIPREKRTIRSEWKGTKRRQIYIEDLMARHVGNAIFKQSMSVKGTGKSGLVSIDRPGQEILERTAVSASNNKTTICLSIGLPANGRRINGKEANRLLFQLLPTIMEESVFSMKDQDFIHVTELADQHDHILNTMKENDWISFVADGSVLPRESGVSNKPLKKAVPFKSPGNLGVSINLPHREEPLTGMALKKGITLIVGGGYHGKSTHLQAIERGVYPHIVGDGREYVLTDPSATKIRSEDGRQVTGVDISPFINNLPHAQDTQRFSTENASGSTSQAANVMEALEAGANTLLIDEDITATNFMIRDERMQRLVSKEKEPITPFIDQIKSLRDVHGISSILVMGGSGDYFEVADEVIMLDQYVPHQVTEKAKEIASEFPSQRSDGSAPMIRIQSNRVFAPKTIQSQRGNKSKIQAKGLDKILMGRTEISLSYVEQLVDSSQTQMLADVLKYIENKNLLQKSYTLPALLDMIEQQMDEKGLASFTGFKDQHPGNLARPRRQEIAATFNRMRTAAIKN; via the coding sequence ATATCGTTTTGCAGGCTATATACTGTGTATGGATTATATACAAGGTGATCCTTTTGCTTCGCCCTCTAAAATTAGAATAGTTATTCCGCGGGAGAAACGCACGATACGCTCAGAATGGAAAGGGACCAAAAGGCGACAGATTTATATAGAGGATTTAATGGCAAGACATGTAGGAAACGCGATTTTTAAACAGTCCATGTCAGTAAAAGGTACTGGGAAAAGTGGTCTTGTTTCGATTGATCGTCCTGGCCAAGAAATACTAGAGCGAACCGCTGTATCAGCGAGTAATAATAAAACAACCATTTGTCTTTCCATTGGATTACCTGCCAATGGTCGCAGGATTAATGGAAAAGAAGCAAATCGCCTGCTATTTCAACTTCTTCCAACTATAATGGAAGAGTCTGTTTTTTCTATGAAAGATCAAGATTTTATTCATGTGACTGAGCTGGCTGATCAACACGATCACATTTTAAATACCATGAAGGAAAACGATTGGATCTCCTTTGTGGCTGATGGCTCCGTCCTTCCTCGTGAGAGTGGTGTTAGTAATAAACCATTAAAGAAAGCGGTGCCTTTTAAAAGCCCAGGTAATTTAGGAGTTTCGATAAATCTTCCTCATCGTGAGGAGCCTTTAACTGGAATGGCCCTCAAAAAGGGAATTACCCTTATTGTAGGTGGGGGTTATCATGGAAAAAGTACCCATTTGCAAGCAATAGAGCGAGGGGTTTATCCTCATATAGTAGGGGATGGTCGTGAATATGTTTTAACAGATCCTTCCGCAACAAAAATTCGATCTGAGGATGGACGACAAGTGACGGGTGTAGATATTTCACCTTTCATTAATAACCTACCTCATGCTCAAGATACTCAACGATTTTCAACGGAGAATGCCAGTGGAAGTACCTCCCAAGCCGCCAATGTTATGGAGGCATTGGAGGCGGGAGCAAATACACTTTTGATTGATGAAGATATAACAGCCACAAACTTTATGATTCGTGATGAAAGAATGCAAAGACTAGTTTCAAAGGAAAAAGAACCGATTACACCTTTTATCGATCAAATAAAATCGTTAAGAGACGTTCATGGGATATCCTCTATCCTAGTTATGGGTGGGTCAGGTGATTATTTTGAAGTAGCCGATGAAGTTATTATGCTTGATCAATATGTGCCTCATCAGGTAACGGAAAAGGCTAAGGAAATTGCAAGCGAATTTCCTAGTCAACGTTCAGATGGATCAGCTCCAATGATCAGGATTCAAAGTAATAGAGTCTTTGCGCCGAAAACTATACAAAGTCAGCGCGGAAATAAATCAAAAATTCAAGCTAAAGGTCTAGATAAAATTTTGATGGGAAGAACTGAAATTTCTCTTAGTTATGTTGAACAATTAGTAGATTCTTCTCAAACGCAAATGCTAGCAGATGTACTTAAATATATAGAGAATAAAAATCTTCTGCAAAAATCCTACACGTTGCCAGCATTACTAGACATGATTGAGCAACAGATGGATGAAAAAGGGCTCGCCTCTTTTACTGGATTTAAGGATCAACATCCAGGAAACCTGGCAAGACCCCGACGACAGGAAATTGCTGCTACTTTTAATCGTATGCGAACAGCTGCTATAAAAAATTAG